Proteins from one Streptosporangium becharense genomic window:
- the rpoD gene encoding RNA polymerase sigma factor RpoD has product MADLVAKGRERGSVTVDDVAAALDRSELPSDALERVARMLAEHGVEVLEPQGDEEPARADEEDVGKRAPTSDLVRIYLREIGRVPLLTAEEEVELAKSIEAGLFAEDKLTGVASRMVFPEFKELVWQGARAKQRLIEANLRLVVSIAKRYVGRGMLFLDLIQEGNLGLIRAVEKFDYTKGYKFSTYATWWIRQAITRAIADQARTIRIPVHMVETINKLVRVQRQLHQDLGREPVPEEIALEMDLPIERVIEIQRIAQEPVSLQSPIGEEDSDLGDFIEDADAVVPMEAAAFIMLQDQLDDILATLSEREQRIIQLRFGLADGHPRTLEEVGREFGVTRERIRQIESKTLAKLRHPTRAQMLRDYLD; this is encoded by the coding sequence GTGGCCGACCTCGTTGCGAAGGGAAGGGAGCGCGGCAGCGTCACGGTCGACGACGTGGCCGCCGCTCTCGACAGATCCGAGCTGCCGTCCGACGCGCTCGAACGCGTCGCGCGCATGCTCGCCGAGCACGGAGTGGAGGTCCTCGAACCCCAGGGGGACGAGGAACCCGCCCGCGCCGATGAGGAGGATGTCGGTAAGAGGGCCCCGACCAGCGATCTCGTCCGCATCTACCTGCGGGAGATCGGCCGGGTGCCGCTGCTCACGGCCGAGGAGGAGGTGGAGCTCGCCAAGTCGATCGAGGCGGGACTGTTCGCCGAGGACAAACTGACCGGCGTCGCGTCGCGCATGGTCTTCCCGGAGTTCAAGGAGCTCGTCTGGCAGGGAGCGCGGGCCAAGCAACGGCTGATCGAGGCCAACCTGCGGCTGGTCGTGTCGATCGCCAAAAGATATGTGGGACGGGGGATGCTGTTCCTGGATCTCATTCAGGAGGGCAACCTGGGGCTCATCCGCGCGGTGGAGAAATTCGACTACACCAAGGGTTACAAGTTCTCCACTTATGCCACGTGGTGGATTCGTCAGGCGATCACCAGAGCCATCGCCGACCAGGCGCGTACCATTCGCATTCCGGTGCACATGGTCGAGACGATCAACAAGCTGGTGCGGGTCCAGCGGCAGCTCCACCAGGATCTCGGTCGCGAACCCGTGCCCGAGGAGATCGCGCTGGAGATGGACCTGCCGATCGAGCGGGTGATCGAGATCCAGCGGATCGCCCAGGAGCCGGTCTCGCTCCAGTCGCCGATCGGCGAGGAGGACTCCGACCTCGGTGACTTCATCGAGGACGCCGACGCGGTCGTGCCGATGGAGGCGGCGGCCTTCATCATGCTGCAGGACCAGCTCGACGACATCCTTGCGACGTTGTCGGAACGCGAGCAGCGCATCATCCAGCTGCGCTTCGGGCTCGCAGACGGGCATCCCCGTACCCTGGAGGAGGTCGGCCGGGAGTTCGGCGTGACCCGCGAACGCATCCGGCAGATCGAGTCCAAGACCCTGGCCAAGCTCCGCCACCCGACCAGGGCACAGATGCTCCGCGACTACCTCGACTGA